A stretch of DNA from Synechococcus sp. MU1617:
GTGAAAGGGCTGACACGCTTTGGCCGTCTCCCAAGAATCCATGTCCGACGGCACTTCCCTGACGATCAAGCGTCCGATCACCGTCCGCGCCGTGGTGACACCCACCTGGAAAGAGGAAGCAGAGCGCGAACTCAGCAATGGCATTGCCACCGCTGACCAACAGCTGGCTCAGCTGGAACAGGAAGGCCAGGACGTGGTGGACCAGGTGCGTCGTCAGAGCGCCAATCCCCTTGATCCCAGGGTTCAGGATCAGGTGGCGCAGATCCAACAGCAGGTCGCGGCCAAGCGTGCCGAGCTGGAGGAGCAGAAGCGCAACCTGCTTCAGCAGCAGGCCCAGGTGCGTGAGCTGGAGATGGACCAGATCGTTGAGCAGGGTCAGCTGGAGAGCAGCTGTGAGCTGAAGGTCGGCGACAACCTGGTGCAGAAGATGCAGGTGGCCATCGTTGTGAAGGATGGTGTTGTTCAGTCGATCGAGGAGGCCTGATCGGCTTCCTTCTGCTGACTCGTAAACTCCCCTGATCT
This window harbors:
- a CDS encoding YlqD family protein, with translation MSDGTSLTIKRPITVRAVVTPTWKEEAERELSNGIATADQQLAQLEQEGQDVVDQVRRQSANPLDPRVQDQVAQIQQQVAAKRAELEEQKRNLLQQQAQVRELEMDQIVEQGQLESSCELKVGDNLVQKMQVAIVVKDGVVQSIEEA